The segment TGGGCGTGTACCCCTTGATTCTGCTGTTCACGTACCTCTGCGGCTTTTTCACGCGCGGCTGGCCCTGGTGGGCGGCCATCCTGCCGTCGGCCTTTCTGGCGACCCTGTTTCTGAACTGGCCGGTGCTGCCCCTGCTGTCGCGGGCGCTGCGCGTCTGGCTGTACCCCCGACAACGACCGTAAAACGTGGAGCGTGGTCAAGTTCAAGACCACGCTCCACGTTCTACAACCTACGCTCCGCCCCTCACGTCCAGGTGCCGCTCACTTCACGGACATGCAGGGTAGCGCCGTCCGCAGCCACCACGACCACCCGCGCGCCTTGCGGCGTATCCGGGCCGGTGGCCCGCCACTCGCCGTCACCCACACGGACGCGTCCAGTTCCGTTCTGAATGGCGCGGGTCACGGTCACGGTCTGCCCCACCAGCCGGTGCGACCCCTGGTTGATGCGCCCCGCCTCGGGCGAATCGGGCAGCACACGCGAGAGGTAGCGGCGGCCCAGCACCACTGCTACCACGCTCAGTACGGCGAACAGCAGCAGCTGCACCGCCACAGGCAGCGGCAACAGAAAGACCAGCAGGCCCAGCGCAAAGGCCGCCAGTGCCAGCCACACGAAGAAGATGCCAGGCGCCGCGACCTCCAGCACCAGCAGCAGGGCGCCCAGCACCCACCAGTGCCACGACTGCAGGCGCTCCCAACTTGGCAGCCAGTCCACGCCGCTTACCCCTTACGCCCGCCAAAGGCCTCGCGCGCCACCTCGGCAATCCCTTGCAGGCTGCCCAGCACGCTCGTGGCCTCCACCGGCAGAATCAGGGTTTTCTGATTGGGCGCGGTGGCCACGTCCCGCAGGGCGTCCACGTAGCGCTGCGCCACGAAGTAATTGATGGCCTGCACGTTGCCCGCCGAGATGGCATCACTGACCAGGCGGGTGGCCTCGGCTTCGGCCTGGGCGGCGCGTTCACGGGCCTCGGCTTCCAGAAAGGCGGCCTGACGGCGGCCCTCGGCCGACAGAATCTCGGCTTGCTTCTCGCCCTCGGCCTTCAGAATGGCGGCCTGACGGAAACCCTCGGCGTCCAGAATGTTGGCGCGCTTCTCGCGCTCAGCCTTCATCTGGCGGGCCATGCTGGCGACCAGGTCGGCGGGCGGCTTGATGTCCTTGACCTCAATGCGGGTGGCCTTGACCCCCCACGGCTCGGTGGCTTCATCCACGACCGTCAGTAGGCGCGCGTTGATCTGGTCGCGGTTGCTCAGCAGCTCGTCCAGGTCCATGCTGCCCATCACTGTGCGGATGTTGGTCATGGTCAGATTCAGAATCGCCAGTTCGAGGTTGCTGACCTCGTAGCTGGCCTTGGCGGCGTCCAGCACCTGATAGAACACCACGCCGTCCACGGTGACCAGCGCGTTGTCCTTGGTAATCACTTCCTGGCTGGGCACGTCCAGCACCTGCTCCATCATGTTGACCCGGCGCCCAATCCGGTCAATGTACGGGATGATGAGGTTCAGGCCCGGCTTGAGGGTGCGCTGAAACTTGCCGAACCGCTCCTGGGTCCACTGCGAGCCCTGCGGCACGCTCTTGACCCCGGCGAACAGCGTGACCAGCACCAGCAGCAACAACACACTGACAAAAATCGTAAATCCCATTCCTGGCCTCCTGTGGCTACAGGCGCTTACGCAGGTTGGGCGGGCCGGGTTCCCAGGTCAGGGTGAGGTGGCCCAGCAGCGGCAGGGAACGCCACAG is part of the Deinococcus betulae genome and harbors:
- a CDS encoding SPFH domain-containing protein; the encoded protein is MGFTIFVSVLLLLVLVTLFAGVKSVPQGSQWTQERFGKFQRTLKPGLNLIIPYIDRIGRRVNMMEQVLDVPSQEVITKDNALVTVDGVVFYQVLDAAKASYEVSNLELAILNLTMTNIRTVMGSMDLDELLSNRDQINARLLTVVDEATEPWGVKATRIEVKDIKPPADLVASMARQMKAEREKRANILDAEGFRQAAILKAEGEKQAEILSAEGRRQAAFLEAEARERAAQAEAEATRLVSDAISAGNVQAINYFVAQRYVDALRDVATAPNQKTLILPVEATSVLGSLQGIAEVAREAFGGRKG
- a CDS encoding NfeD family protein; its protein translation is MDWLPSWERLQSWHWWVLGALLLVLEVAAPGIFFVWLALAAFALGLLVFLLPLPVAVQLLLFAVLSVVAVVLGRRYLSRVLPDSPEAGRINQGSHRLVGQTVTVTRAIQNGTGRVRVGDGEWRATGPDTPQGARVVVVAADGATLHVREVSGTWT